AGCTTTGCGAGAATACGTCGTGCTGAGGTCGTTTGATGGAGTGCGGGGTTAGCTCGCAGAATTGCAGCAGAATACTAAGTTGGGCGGCTTCAATGAGGGTTCATGAAGAGACGGCGTCAATTGTACTGGATCATCGGCAGGTTGTTATTGTGTCACGGCCTAGCGGTGGTGGCAAACATGATTGTCGCCTTGCTGGGTCTACTGGTTCTTGGCTTTAGTTTGGGCGAGATTCAAACTGTGCTCGCGAATCCTCCCCAGGGATTGCTCCTGTTCACTGCTCTGTTGTCTGCTATCGTAATAACCGCGATTGTATTTGTACTCGCACGTTCGGTGGATCGACGTACTTTGGCAGAAGTGGGGTGGAATGCCCCTGAACGTCCAGGGCGGGAACTGCTCCTGGGGTTACTTCTGGGAATATCTGCCCCTGCTCTAAAGGTGCTGATACTGTGGGGTGTAGGGGGATACGCCATTCAAGGATTGAGAGCTAGTCAGGGTGCAGCAGCATATGTGCTGTTGGCAGTGCTGACCGTTGCATCTGCGTGGCGTGAGGAGGTCTTTTTCGTGGTTACACCCTGGCTAATCTCAATGACCGTTTCCAACCCGTTCTGTCTGGGCTATTCAGCGCCTTGATCTTTGCAGCTTTTCATTTTGGAGCGGAGTTGACTTGGGCGGGAGCGTTCTCCTACTTGCTAATGGGGTTGCTCTTTGCATTGTCGTTCTATTACTCAAGAAGCCTGTGGTTGCCTCTTTGGATTCATGCAATCTACAACTTCATTTACAAGCTGCTTTTCGACGAAACATATAGGGTTGTTGTCTTCACCTTACTAAGAACTAAGAAACAGCAATAGCAGCGGGGAGGGGCGTAAGGGACAAGCCAAAGTGGGCGGCTTTGCGTTGGAGGTGTTGGATTTCTCGTTCTCGATAGGTACGCTCGTATTCCTGGGCGGTGAAGGCTTGATACTCCACCTTGAACTTTAACAGGTGATAGACGATGCGGGCCAGCTTGTGGGCTGTCGCCACCTGGGCCTGGGCGGGGCCGATGCGTGCCCGCAAGCGGCGGTAGAAGGCTCCCAGGGCGGTGTGACTGCGCGCCAGCGAGGCGGCCGCCTGCAAGAAGGCCTGGCGGGCGCGGTTGTGGCTCTTGCCGGTCGAGGAGCGGATGATTTTGCCGCCGGTGATTTCGTTGTTGGGGGCCAACTTCAACCAGGAAGCAAAGTGTTTCGCGGAGGGGAACTTGCTCATATCGGTGCCGATTTCGCAGATGATCTTCTGCGCCAGGTCGAGGCTGAGGCCATCCACAGCCGTGATGTCGATGCCGCTGATACGGCGCAGGTGCTGACGGATGCGGACAGGTGTCTCTTTGGGCAGGTTCTTGCTGTGCGATTTGCGCTTGTTGGGCGGGAGGGGGTCGGTATCGTCTGGGTCGGGATCGGGCCAGTTGGGACGGGTGAGGGAATAGGTGCGCTCGATCTCGGCGTCGCAGGCTTCGATCTGGCGGGTGTAGAAGTCATACATCTCCAGCGACTGCTTGAGTACGAAGAGATGCTCTTTGCGCCAGGTTCCAGTCAGGGCTTTGGCAATCTCTTCTTCGTCCTTCTTGCAACGGTAGTTGCGCAAGGCGGCGAGTTTGTGCGGGTCGCGCTCCCCGGCAACGATGGCGCGGAGGATGGCCAGGCCGGTCTGGCCGGTGATGTCGCTCACGACCTGCGGCAGGCGGATGTTCATCTGCACCAGCGCCTTCTGCATGTGCAGGATGTGCGGGGCGCGGTGTTCGATAAGTTGGGTGCGATGGCGCAGCAGGGCGCGCAGGGCGATCAGGTCGGCTTCGGGACGGAAGGACTCGGCCAGCAGGCCGTAAGAGTGGAGGGTCTGGATCCACTGACAGTCGAGCACGTCGCTCTTGTGACGGCCGGGGATGCGGCGGGTGACTGCCCCGCTGATCAGGCAACAGTGGATGCCTGCCTGTTCGAGCATCTCAAAGAAGGGAATCCAGTAGATGCCGGTGGATTCCATGGCGATGGTCTGGATGCCGTTCTCGAGCAACCACTGGGCGGCTGCCTGCAAGTCGGCAGTGTAGACACCGAAGGTACGCACGATTTGGGTGTTGTCGGGGCCGGGGATGCAGATTTGGATCGCCTGTGCGCCGATATCCGCCCCGGCCGCATGGGGCTGGATGAGCGGCAATCCTTGCGGGGTGCGCACTTCGAGTTGGGATGGAGAAGGATGGGACGAGAGCTTGCTCATGGAGGACCTCCGGGCAGATGATGTGTCAGGCCCGGTCACCAGGAGAGAGGATAGCTTACTAATCGGGGTCGCAGAGCGCCACCAGAGAACAAATCATCGTGACCGGAAACCAGGTTGCACCTCGGGGCGGGAGAAACCCGACCACCAGCGCGAAATGTATGGCTTGCGTGCCTGACGATTTTGAGTATACCGGAATTGCGCGGCTGTTTCATCCGGATTGAAGGCAGGCCCCGCCTGCCAGGAAGGTTGCATCTGACGCCGCTCCGCTGCTCTTCGCGGCGCGGCTAAAGCGCAAACCGTTGGGCCGTCTCGTCAGCCGGTAGGCAGCGGGGATGTTGAAGCCTGCTCGTGATGTTGTGACTCAGCCGTAACGCAATCGCCCTGTGATGCGACGGCGGTCAGCGGCGTAGGCACTAGAAATCGGAGCGCGTTAGGCGCTTAATCATCAGGCGCCAGCCGCGCGACGGCATCATCGTCCACAAACTGTGCATGGAAGGCGCGATCGCGCTCGGCCCCGCCGAACCACGCCAACACCTGCTCGCGCGCTACATGCGTATGTTTAGACGAAAGCATCGTCGCACGACGAATACTTCCACCTGCAAAAGTCATCGCAGAATCTATGCCGGCTTGGATTGCGATGGATGTAGGCGTTAGCCCGCCAGGTGAAAAGATGCAAAAGGCAAAAGCAGTCATCGAAGTGGTAATTGTCTTCGGCCTTACCTTGTTGCTCATA
The window above is part of the Candidatus Roseilinea sp. genome. Proteins encoded here:
- a CDS encoding IS110 family transposase: MSKLSSHPSPSQLEVRTPQGLPLIQPHAAGADIGAQAIQICIPGPDNTQIVRTFGVYTADLQAAAQWLLENGIQTIAMESTGIYWIPFFEMLEQAGIHCCLISGAVTRRIPGRHKSDVLDCQWIQTLHSYGLLAESFRPEADLIALRALLRHRTQLIEHRAPHILHMQKALVQMNIRLPQVVSDITGQTGLAILRAIVAGERDPHKLAALRNYRCKKDEEEIAKALTGTWRKEHLFVLKQSLEMYDFYTRQIEACDAEIERTYSLTRPNWPDPDPDDTDPLPPNKRKSHSKNLPKETPVRIRQHLRRISGIDITAVDGLSLDLAQKIICEIGTDMSKFPSAKHFASWLKLAPNNEITGGKIIRSSTGKSHNRARQAFLQAAASLARSHTALGAFYRRLRARIGPAQAQVATAHKLARIVYHLLKFKVEYQAFTAQEYERTYREREIQHLQRKAAHFGLSLTPLPAAIAVS